AAAGTGCAGAGCGCTTTGCTCGAGGCCATGCAGGAGCGTCAGGTCACGATTGGCGACACCACGTATCCGCTTGAAGCCCCGTTTATGGTTCTAGCGACGCAGAACCCGATTGAGCAGGAGGGAACCTATCCGCTACCCGAAGCGCAGATCGATCGTTTTATGCTGAAACTGAAGATCACTTATCCTGATAGGGATGGTGAACTCGAGATCATGAACCGAATGACGGTTAGAGACAAGCCGTTTGCCTCCCCGGTAGTATCCCCGGCCGACATTCTGAACGCTCGCAAGGTTGTCAGCGAGATTTATGTCGACGAGAAAGTGAAAGAATACATTGTCAATATCGTGATGGCTACCCGCGAACCGGAGAAGTTTGGATTGGATATCGGCGAGTTGATTGAATACGGCGCATCACCTCGCGCTACGATTTACCTGAACCTGGCCTCCAGAGCACATGCGTTTCTCAAGAGGCGTGGGTATATCACTCCTGAAGATGTGAAGGCAATCGGAATGGATGTCCTGCGCCACAGGATAATCTTGACCTATGAGGCGGAAGCTGAAGAACTGACGACGGAGGATATCGTTCAGAAGGTATTCGACACTGTAGAGGTTCCGTAAGAAGTGGCTATTGACACAGGAGAAATCCTCAAGAAGGTCCGTCGTATAGAAATCCGAACACGGCGGATTGTGAACGACCTGATATCCGGTGAATACCATTCCAGTTTCAAAGGTCAGGGGATGGAATTCGACGAAGTGCGGGAATACATGCCGGGTGATGACGTTCGCAGGATAGACTGGAATGTTACTGCGCGGTACGGAACGCCGTTCATAAAGAAATTTGCCGAAGAGCGCGAACTGACTGTCATCATCCTCATGGATGTTTCCGGTTCCAAGCGATTCGGAACGGTTGACTACTATAAGTCTGAATTAGCTGCCGAGCTGACAGCACTCCTCGCATTTGCTGCGATCAAGAACAATGACAAAGTCGGGATGATCTCATTTTCAGATCGAATCGAGAAATTCATTCCGCCCAAGAAAGGTCGAAGGAATGTCCTGAGGTTGATCCGCGAGGTACTCTATTCTGAGCCACAGAGTCGCGGGACGGATATCGGCGCTGCGCTGGAGTATTTCAACCGCGTGATCAAACGAAGAGCGGTTCTCTTCGTCATTTCAGATTTCATCGGTGACGACTTCCGCAAGCCGCTGATGATCGCGAGTCGGAAACACGATGCCATCGCTATCAATATCACCGACCCGCGCGAACTGAGAATGCCGGAATCAGGTCTGATGTTTCTTGAGGATGCAGAGACCGGCAAGAGGATGTGGGTAGACACATCGAGTTCCGCTACGCGAGGAGCCTTTGCGGAAGATGCTCGTATCAGGCAGGAGAGTGTGGCCGCGTTGTTCCGCCAACATAAGATCGATTATGTATCGCTATCAACTGAAGGCAGTTACATCGAAGCGTTAACAAGATTCTTTAAGCTTAGAGAATTGAAACGACACCATTGATGCGAGACATGAGTATCATGAAAATCAATATCTCGAATCTGTCGATGATCGCAATCTTGCTTGCGCTGTTTGGAATCGGAGCCGTCGCATTCGGCCAGCAGGGCGCTGTCACGGTGGAGTCTGCC
This genomic window from Candidatus Zixiibacteriota bacterium contains:
- a CDS encoding AAA family ATPase — encoded protein: MDQDIQEIQKKVEEESSFVEKLTAEIKKVIVGQDYLVERLLVGILADGHVLLEGVPGLAKTLSIKTLSDAIQTKFQRIQFTPDLLPADLIGTLVYSPQEGKFYPRKGPLFANIILADEINRAPAKVQSALLEAMQERQVTIGDTTYPLEAPFMVLATQNPIEQEGTYPLPEAQIDRFMLKLKITYPDRDGELEIMNRMTVRDKPFASPVVSPADILNARKVVSEIYVDEKVKEYIVNIVMATREPEKFGLDIGELIEYGASPRATIYLNLASRAHAFLKRRGYITPEDVKAIGMDVLRHRIILTYEAEAEELTTEDIVQKVFDTVEVP
- a CDS encoding DUF58 domain-containing protein, translated to MDTGEILKKVRRIEIRTRRIVNDLISGEYHSSFKGQGMEFDEVREYMPGDDVRRIDWNVTARYGTPFIKKFAEERELTVIILMDVSGSKRFGTVDYYKSELAAELTALLAFAAIKNNDKVGMISFSDRIEKFIPPKKGRRNVLRLIREVLYSEPQSRGTDIGAALEYFNRVIKRRAVLFVISDFIGDDFRKPLMIASRKHDAIAINITDPRELRMPESGLMFLEDAETGKRMWVDTSSSATRGAFAEDARIRQESVAALFRQHKIDYVSLSTEGSYIEALTRFFKLRELKRHH